In Methanobacterium formicicum, a single genomic region encodes these proteins:
- the cysE gene encoding serine O-acetyltransferase produces MFERISEDLEMVRMRDPAARSTLEIFFCYPGLHAIWWHRLASWFWNHKLLFLGRFTSAISRLLTGIEIHPGATIGRRVFIDHGMGVVIGETAEVGDDVLIYQGVVLGGTSLEKTKRHPTVGSGVVIGSGAKIIGNIKIGDASKIGAGSVVLKSVPSGSTCVGIPGRVVQEQRKCAIDLDHGELPDPVAEVITLLLKRQNEMEAQIKELGITSQVMKANGLLNRKTEMEEIFSEGAGI; encoded by the coding sequence ATGTTTGAAAGGATAAGTGAAGATTTGGAAATGGTACGTATGCGGGACCCTGCTGCCCGGAGCACTCTGGAAATATTCTTCTGCTATCCGGGGTTACACGCCATCTGGTGGCACCGACTGGCCAGCTGGTTCTGGAACCACAAACTATTATTTTTAGGCCGATTCACATCAGCCATCAGCCGCCTGTTAACCGGCATTGAAATACACCCCGGTGCCACAATTGGTCGAAGGGTGTTTATAGATCATGGAATGGGGGTGGTTATTGGTGAAACCGCAGAAGTGGGGGATGATGTACTGATTTACCAGGGCGTGGTCCTGGGGGGTACCAGTCTGGAGAAGACAAAAAGACACCCCACCGTGGGTAGTGGTGTGGTCATAGGTTCGGGAGCTAAGATCATTGGTAACATTAAAATTGGGGACGCATCTAAGATTGGTGCTGGATCAGTAGTCCTAAAATCCGTACCCTCAGGTTCAACCTGCGTGGGTATACCTGGAAGGGTGGTTCAGGAACAGCGTAAATGCGCCATTGACCTAGATCACGGAGAATTACCGGATCCAGTGGCCGAAGTTATCACCCTGCTTTTAAAACGTCAGAATGAAATGGAAGCCCAGATCAAAGAACTGGGAATTACATCTCAAGTAATGAAAGCTAATGGTTTATTAAATCGGAAAACTGAGATGGAAGAAATTTTCTCAGAAGGAGCAGGGATATAA
- a CDS encoding transcriptional regulator: MRPPCEIVVWYVIPTIRSELAKELLNLGMKQKEISELLDITQPAVSQYISDKRGHGIKFNDETQKLIKDFAKGLVEEKYNQRDIIPHVCEICRKVKTDEILCQLHKEKGKMPTDCDACMSSHLAE; encoded by the coding sequence ATGAGACCTCCGTGTGAAATAGTAGTGTGGTACGTTATCCCCACCATCAGATCCGAACTGGCCAAGGAACTCCTTAACCTAGGAATGAAACAGAAGGAGATTTCTGAGCTTTTAGATATAACCCAGCCGGCTGTTTCTCAATACATCAGTGATAAAAGAGGACACGGTATCAAATTTAACGATGAGACCCAGAAACTCATAAAAGACTTTGCCAAGGGCCTGGTGGAAGAAAAGTACAACCAAAGGGACATAATACCGCATGTTTGCGAAATATGTAGAAAAGTGAAAACTGATGAAATTCTCTGTCAGTTGCACAAAGAAAAGGGTAAAATGCCCACTGACTGTGATGCCTGCATGTCATCCCACCTAGCAGAATAA